The Hymenobacter oligotrophus genome has a window encoding:
- a CDS encoding transglutaminase-like domain-containing protein, with amino-acid sequence MKTSLLLGLLLTCGTAIAQTATYQGLPVVKAHADQADYRLGNAWVKGSWRIAPEASPDVLLLPLHASKETLVFRTDRDSIRYTLAPGDKKQFYVLLDDGRYALTELRATAFQAERLRYNGPRGAATHAIRYESGTNNAYLAQLRQQYNLDAVVQGAANDTERAQRLLHWVHQQWRHDGGNTPTKNDALTILAEAKQGKQFRCVEYGIVATSCLNAYGLKSRVLGLKTKEVETTQSGAGHVLLETWLPDLQKWVLLDGQWDVMPVLRGKPLNAVEFQQAIVRNYKELEIRSLSGTAKRGYVDWITPYLYYLDVRFDNREGVGLQREKVNGKSSLMLVPVGAKEPTVFQASSPINYCVYTRSLADFYAKPE; translated from the coding sequence ATGAAAACCTCTTTGCTACTCGGCCTACTGCTCACTTGCGGAACGGCAATTGCCCAAACTGCTACCTACCAAGGCTTGCCCGTGGTGAAGGCACATGCCGACCAGGCCGACTACCGCCTCGGTAATGCTTGGGTGAAAGGCAGTTGGCGCATTGCCCCCGAAGCCAGCCCCGATGTGCTGCTTTTACCGTTGCACGCCAGCAAAGAAACCCTCGTGTTCCGGACCGACCGTGACTCGATTCGCTACACGCTGGCGCCCGGCGACAAAAAGCAGTTTTACGTGCTGCTCGACGATGGCCGCTATGCCCTTACTGAGTTGCGCGCCACGGCTTTTCAAGCGGAGCGGCTGCGCTACAACGGCCCGCGCGGAGCCGCCACGCACGCCATTCGCTACGAGAGCGGAACTAACAACGCGTATCTGGCCCAGCTGCGTCAGCAATACAACCTCGACGCCGTGGTGCAGGGTGCTGCCAACGATACCGAGCGCGCCCAGCGCCTGCTGCACTGGGTGCACCAGCAGTGGCGCCACGATGGCGGCAACACCCCGACGAAGAACGATGCCCTAACGATTCTGGCCGAGGCCAAACAAGGCAAGCAATTCCGCTGCGTGGAGTACGGCATTGTGGCCACCTCGTGCCTCAACGCCTACGGGCTGAAGTCGCGGGTGCTGGGCCTGAAAACCAAGGAAGTGGAAACCACCCAATCGGGTGCGGGGCACGTGTTGCTCGAAACCTGGTTGCCCGATCTGCAAAAGTGGGTGCTGCTCGATGGGCAGTGGGATGTAATGCCCGTGCTGCGCGGCAAGCCACTGAACGCCGTGGAATTTCAGCAAGCCATTGTGCGCAACTACAAGGAACTGGAAATCCGCAGCCTATCGGGCACGGCCAAGCGGGGCTACGTTGACTGGATTACGCCCTACTTATACTACCTCGATGTACGATTCGACAACCGCGAAGGCGTTGGCCTGCAGCGCGAAAAGGTGAACGGCAAGAGCAGCCTGATGTTGGTGCCGGTGGGCGCTAAGGAGCCGACGGTGTTCCAGGCTAGCTCGCCCATTAACTACTGCGTGTACACCCGCTCGTTGGCCGATTTCTACGCCAAGCCAGAGTAA
- a CDS encoding type IA DNA topoisomerase translates to MKVCIAEKPSVAREIANVLGANRRMDGYYEGNGYQVTWTFGHFCTLKEPEDYRPEWKRWSIHDLPMMPDNFGIKLMQDDGVRKQFAVIKGLLNSAEEVINCGDAGQEGEVIQRWVLTEAKYRKPFKRLWISSLTEEAIRQGFANLREGKEFDRLYMAGKSRAIGDWLLGLNATRLFTLKYASGRGQVLSLGRVQTPTLALLVDRYHEIRNFKPEPYWVLRTEYRGTLFSHVAPPKKGKADDDEPDEKARLKARGYFVSQEEADAAMAAVKDAPLTVTGVEIKKALESPPALFDLTSLQVQCNNQLGLSAEDTLKTVQSLYEKKVVSYPRVDTTFLPDDQYPKIPGILQGISGPYRTLVQPLLGEKIRKSSKVFNNNKVTDHHAIIPTGNAPGGLSQAEHNVFDIIVRRFLAAFYPDCEVSNTTVTAEAAGHPFRVRGRQILNPGWRIVYGDPTQQQAPNTAKAGEGDDDVVNTVLPSFTKGESGPHKPRLDQKVTQPPREYTEAMLLRGMETAGRNVEDEELRQAMKENGIGRPSTRAAIIETLFKRGYILREKKRIVPTPTGVELIGLIRNPTLKSAELTGQWERKLRQIEGGNLEPDQFLAELKGLVQEMVQEVKQDRARMVAPPPTATEAAASAAKNGGSKPAPAKPAVPTTPGPDGALGGCPVCGQGHVLKGKTAFGCSRFREGCQFRLPLVFEGKKFTDKQVQALLTKGRTPVIKGFIDDLGQKFDAAISLNAQHQPELQRAAESKPAADDKPQQIPCPVCRLGTMLKGKTAWGCSRFREDCQFRVPMELCGRQLTDAQVAKLLRRGKSDVIRGFTSQRTGAKFEAALEISAEGEVKFVFEKK, encoded by the coding sequence GTGAAAGTCTGCATTGCCGAAAAACCCAGCGTAGCCCGCGAAATAGCCAACGTGCTAGGTGCCAACCGGCGCATGGATGGCTACTACGAGGGCAACGGTTACCAAGTCACCTGGACGTTTGGGCACTTCTGCACCCTGAAGGAGCCCGAAGACTACCGCCCCGAGTGGAAGCGCTGGAGCATTCACGACCTGCCCATGATGCCCGATAACTTCGGCATCAAGCTGATGCAGGACGACGGCGTGCGCAAGCAGTTTGCTGTCATCAAAGGCCTGCTGAACAGTGCCGAAGAAGTAATCAACTGCGGCGACGCCGGCCAGGAAGGGGAGGTGATTCAGCGCTGGGTGCTTACCGAAGCCAAGTACCGCAAGCCTTTCAAGCGCCTCTGGATTTCGTCGCTCACCGAAGAAGCCATCCGGCAAGGCTTTGCCAACCTGCGCGAGGGCAAAGAGTTCGACCGCCTGTACATGGCCGGCAAGAGCCGCGCCATTGGCGACTGGCTGCTGGGCCTGAACGCCACGCGCTTGTTTACCCTGAAGTACGCCTCGGGCCGCGGGCAGGTGCTAAGCCTGGGCCGCGTGCAAACGCCCACCCTGGCTTTGCTCGTCGACCGCTACCACGAGATTCGCAATTTTAAACCCGAGCCGTATTGGGTGCTGCGCACCGAGTACCGAGGCACTTTGTTCAGCCACGTAGCGCCGCCTAAAAAGGGCAAGGCCGATGACGACGAGCCCGACGAGAAAGCTCGTCTGAAAGCGCGTGGCTACTTCGTAAGCCAGGAGGAAGCCGATGCCGCTATGGCCGCCGTGAAGGACGCGCCCCTTACGGTTACGGGCGTCGAAATCAAGAAGGCGCTGGAGTCGCCGCCTGCCTTGTTCGACCTTACCTCGCTGCAGGTGCAGTGCAACAACCAGCTGGGCCTCTCGGCCGAGGATACGCTGAAGACGGTGCAAAGCCTCTACGAGAAGAAGGTAGTCAGCTATCCGCGTGTGGACACCACCTTCCTGCCCGACGACCAGTACCCCAAAATTCCCGGCATTCTGCAGGGCATCAGCGGGCCGTACCGCACCTTGGTGCAGCCGCTACTGGGCGAGAAGATTCGCAAGTCGAGCAAGGTATTCAACAACAACAAGGTAACCGACCACCACGCCATCATCCCGACGGGCAACGCGCCCGGGGGCCTGAGCCAGGCCGAGCACAACGTGTTCGACATCATCGTACGCCGCTTTCTGGCCGCGTTCTACCCCGATTGCGAAGTGTCGAACACCACGGTTACGGCCGAGGCGGCGGGGCACCCGTTCCGGGTGCGTGGCCGACAGATCCTCAACCCCGGTTGGCGCATTGTGTACGGCGACCCTACGCAGCAACAGGCGCCTAACACGGCGAAGGCTGGCGAAGGCGACGACGACGTGGTGAACACCGTGCTGCCGTCGTTCACGAAGGGCGAATCGGGTCCGCACAAGCCGCGCCTCGACCAAAAAGTAACCCAGCCCCCACGCGAGTACACCGAGGCTATGTTGCTGCGCGGCATGGAAACCGCCGGCCGCAACGTGGAGGACGAAGAACTGCGCCAAGCCATGAAGGAAAACGGCATTGGCCGGCCTTCTACGCGCGCCGCCATCATCGAAACGCTTTTTAAGCGCGGCTACATCCTGCGCGAAAAAAAGCGCATTGTGCCCACGCCCACCGGCGTCGAGTTGATCGGCCTGATCCGGAACCCCACGCTGAAATCGGCGGAGCTGACGGGGCAGTGGGAGCGGAAGCTGCGCCAGATTGAAGGCGGCAACCTCGAGCCCGATCAGTTTTTGGCCGAGCTAAAAGGCTTGGTGCAAGAGATGGTGCAGGAGGTAAAGCAAGACCGCGCCCGCATGGTGGCCCCGCCGCCCACGGCCACCGAAGCTGCTGCCTCGGCAGCCAAAAACGGCGGCAGCAAGCCCGCCCCCGCGAAGCCTGCTGTCCCCACCACGCCCGGCCCCGATGGCGCCCTAGGTGGTTGCCCGGTTTGCGGACAAGGCCACGTGCTCAAAGGCAAAACGGCGTTCGGCTGCTCACGCTTCCGCGAAGGTTGCCAGTTCCGGCTGCCGTTGGTGTTCGAGGGTAAGAAGTTCACCGACAAGCAAGTGCAGGCGCTGTTAACCAAGGGCCGCACTCCCGTCATCAAAGGCTTCATCGACGACCTAGGGCAGAAGTTCGACGCGGCCATCAGCCTAAACGCCCAGCACCAGCCCGAGCTGCAACGCGCCGCCGAGAGCAAACCCGCCGCCGACGACAAGCCGCAGCAGATACCTTGCCCGGTGTGCCGCCTGGGTACCATGCTCAAGGGCAAAACGGCCTGGGGTTGTTCGCGCTTTCGCGAAGACTGCCAGTTTCGGGTGCCGATGGAGCTGTGCGGCCGCCAGCTCACCGATGCGCAAGTGGCCAAGCTGCTGCGCCGGGGCAAGTCGGATGTGATACGCGGGTTTACCTCGCAGCGCACCGGCGCCAAGTTTGAGGCTGCACTCGAAATATCAGCCGAAGGAGAGGTGAAGTTTGTGTTTGAGAAGAAGTAA
- a CDS encoding carbonic anhydrase has protein sequence MQHILDGNRRWVEARLAEDPEYFHKLSQGQKPRYLFIGCSDSRVPGSAITGTMPGEMFTHRNIANLVVPTDMNMLSVLQYAVEVLKVEVILVVGHYGCGGVAAAASNKQHGLIDSWLTNIRDVIRLHETELLRIQDENQRLRRLVELNVIEQVRNLAKTNIIQNARTKPNPPQLHGLVYDISEGILHDLEVDTRDLDEFNHIYSTIANAGAALDPKVQDEVKQQLQQQLGNHKGKKQEAPQASEQSETKLPA, from the coding sequence ATGCAACACATTCTCGATGGCAACCGCCGCTGGGTGGAGGCTCGACTTGCCGAAGACCCGGAATACTTCCACAAATTGTCGCAGGGCCAAAAGCCGCGTTACCTGTTCATCGGCTGCTCCGACTCGCGCGTGCCGGGCTCGGCCATTACGGGCACCATGCCGGGCGAGATGTTTACGCACCGCAACATTGCCAACCTGGTAGTGCCCACCGACATGAACATGCTGTCGGTGCTACAGTACGCGGTGGAAGTGCTTAAGGTAGAGGTGATTCTGGTAGTAGGTCACTACGGCTGCGGCGGCGTGGCGGCGGCAGCTTCTAACAAGCAGCACGGCCTCATCGATAGCTGGCTTACCAACATCCGCGACGTAATTCGCCTGCACGAAACGGAGCTGCTGCGCATTCAGGACGAAAACCAGCGCCTGCGCCGCCTCGTGGAGCTGAACGTGATTGAGCAGGTGCGCAACTTGGCCAAAACCAACATCATCCAGAACGCCCGCACCAAGCCCAACCCGCCGCAGCTGCATGGGTTGGTGTACGACATCAGCGAAGGCATTTTGCACGACCTGGAGGTAGACACCCGCGACCTGGACGAGTTCAACCACATTTACAGCACCATTGCCAACGCCGGCGCCGCGCTCGATCCGAAAGTGCAGGACGAGGTGAAGCAGCAGCTGCAACAGCAGCTCGGCAACCACAAAGGCAAAAAGCAGGAAGCCCCGCAAGCCTCTGAGCAAAGCGAAACCAAGCTGCCTGCCTAG
- a CDS encoding SulP family inorganic anion transporter — protein sequence MDSTTISSPAAPAASSATASPVGPPPSAGNTLVKDLPAGLVVFLVALPLCLGISLASGAPLLAGLVAGIVGGVVVSWVSGSHLSVSGPAAGLTTIVLAGIQQAGSYEAFLVAVVLAGVLQVALGALKAGVIGMYFPTSVIRGMLAAIGLILILKQIPHFLGGDEDFFEDLNFFQPDGMNTFSSIGRAIGELQPGALLIGLFSLTVLLLWERPFVKRNKVLGLVPGALIVVVCSILINLALGSMRPEWQVKTTHLVKLPVISSVDDVLGSLRFPDWSVLLNGNIYLLALTIGIVASLESLLSVEAVDKLDPLKRNTPTNRELLAQGTGNIISGLLGGLPLTAVIVRSSANINAGAASRLSAFIHGILLLMAVLFLEDVLNLIPLSALAAVLLMVGYKLTKPALFVTQWKLGWAQFLPFVVTIGVILFTDLLKGVGVGLAVAAFYILKANAESAYFFHYEPDHQPGTVHLKLAEHVSFLNKAAITTTLDRFKPGTRVILDGSDSVSIDYDVLEAIENFRQSANDRGVELVLRDIPQVQVLGH from the coding sequence ATGGATTCAACAACGATATCATCACCGGCAGCGCCGGCCGCATCTTCGGCTACGGCTTCGCCGGTAGGCCCTCCGCCGTCGGCTGGCAATACGCTGGTTAAGGATTTGCCCGCCGGCTTGGTAGTATTCTTGGTTGCGCTGCCCTTGTGCTTGGGCATTTCGCTTGCTTCGGGTGCTCCGCTGCTCGCCGGCCTTGTGGCTGGCATTGTGGGCGGGGTGGTTGTCAGCTGGGTTAGCGGCTCGCACCTGAGCGTGAGCGGCCCGGCCGCCGGCCTCACCACCATTGTATTGGCGGGCATTCAGCAAGCCGGTAGCTACGAGGCCTTTTTGGTGGCCGTGGTGCTAGCGGGGGTGTTGCAAGTAGCCCTAGGTGCGCTGAAAGCCGGCGTCATCGGCATGTACTTTCCTACTTCGGTTATCCGGGGCATGCTGGCGGCCATCGGCCTAATTCTCATTCTGAAGCAAATTCCGCACTTCCTGGGCGGCGACGAAGACTTCTTCGAGGACCTGAATTTCTTTCAGCCCGACGGCATGAACACGTTCTCGTCGATTGGGCGGGCTATTGGCGAACTGCAGCCCGGCGCCCTCCTCATCGGCCTGTTTTCGCTCACGGTGCTGCTGCTTTGGGAGCGGCCCTTCGTCAAGCGCAACAAAGTACTGGGCCTGGTGCCGGGTGCGCTGATCGTGGTTGTGTGCTCTATTTTGATCAACCTGGCCCTAGGTAGCATGCGCCCCGAGTGGCAGGTAAAAACCACGCACCTGGTTAAGTTGCCGGTTATTAGCTCCGTCGACGACGTGCTGGGCTCCTTGCGCTTCCCCGATTGGAGCGTGCTGCTGAACGGCAACATCTACCTGCTGGCCCTCACCATCGGCATTGTGGCCTCGCTTGAGTCGTTGCTGAGCGTGGAGGCCGTTGATAAACTCGACCCGCTGAAGCGCAACACGCCCACCAACCGCGAGCTGTTGGCGCAGGGTACCGGCAACATCATTTCGGGCCTGCTCGGCGGCTTGCCGCTCACGGCCGTAATCGTGCGCTCGTCGGCCAACATCAACGCCGGCGCGGCTTCGCGGCTTTCGGCCTTCATCCACGGCATTCTGCTGCTGATGGCCGTGCTGTTTCTCGAAGATGTGCTCAACCTGATTCCGTTGTCGGCACTGGCGGCGGTGCTGCTGATGGTGGGCTACAAACTCACCAAGCCCGCCCTGTTCGTTACGCAGTGGAAGTTGGGCTGGGCGCAGTTCCTGCCGTTTGTGGTTACCATCGGCGTTATTCTGTTCACCGATTTGCTTAAAGGCGTGGGCGTAGGCCTGGCCGTGGCTGCTTTCTACATCCTGAAGGCCAATGCCGAGTCGGCCTATTTTTTCCACTACGAGCCCGACCACCAGCCCGGCACCGTGCACCTCAAGCTGGCCGAGCACGTATCATTCCTGAACAAAGCAGCCATTACCACCACCCTCGACCGGTTTAAGCCGGGTACGCGCGTGATTTTGGACGGCTCCGATTCAGTTTCGATTGACTACGACGTGCTCGAAGCCATCGAAAATTTCCGGCAAAGCGCCAACGACCGGGGCGTGGAGCTGGTTCTGCGCGACATTCCGCAGGTTCAGGTTTTAGGTCATTAA
- a CDS encoding sensor histidine kinase: MSIRLRLALQFAAIVACTLLLFSALIYFFTYLSRSQSFEESLRNRALVVAHVYFDGTQAKTDPRSRPGYSRYLRQFYRTLPDEEVRIYDLNGRLVFREGMNTNRALPAEWLANNGQRMAQKLPNWRYTVGMFYAVPERGRFLVVAWSKDADSEQKLGTLRTVLITGLLISLVVTGIGGWIFAGQALRPMRLAVQEMSSITASDMHRRLSGAGGQDEVSQLARTFNSLLDRLQTAFVGQRTFVRDASHELRTPLTVLIGELEVALLQPRSAEEYQQVLRNTLDAARLLKDLTNGLLQIARASDDPSQVPLAPLRLDELLLQAHEEVQRRHQTCRIDLDFQLPADIEPVVSGNEALLLSAALNVLENACKFSRGARRPVLATLGANARHVKLEVQDWGVGMHEADRQQVFVPFFRADNARGVPGHGIGLPLTHQIMELHGGSIQVHSQFGQGTRVVLELPRLDT, encoded by the coding sequence ATGTCCATCCGCCTGCGCCTGGCGCTGCAGTTTGCTGCCATCGTGGCTTGCACGCTGCTGCTGTTTTCGGCGCTGATATATTTTTTCACTTACCTCTCGCGCAGCCAGTCGTTCGAGGAAAGCTTGCGCAACCGCGCCCTGGTGGTGGCGCACGTGTATTTCGATGGCACCCAGGCCAAAACCGACCCGCGCAGCCGGCCCGGCTACAGCCGTTACTTGCGGCAGTTTTACCGCACCCTCCCCGACGAAGAGGTGCGGATTTACGACCTGAATGGGCGCTTGGTGTTTCGGGAAGGCATGAACACCAACCGCGCGTTGCCCGCGGAGTGGCTGGCCAACAACGGCCAGCGCATGGCCCAAAAACTGCCCAACTGGCGCTACACGGTGGGCATGTTTTACGCCGTGCCCGAGCGCGGCCGGTTTCTGGTGGTGGCTTGGTCGAAGGATGCCGACAGCGAGCAAAAGCTGGGTACGCTGCGCACGGTGCTTATTACGGGCTTGCTGATTTCGTTGGTAGTAACGGGTATTGGTGGGTGGATTTTCGCCGGCCAGGCCCTGCGGCCCATGCGCTTGGCCGTGCAAGAAATGAGCAGCATTACCGCCTCCGACATGCACCGCCGCTTGTCGGGCGCCGGCGGCCAAGACGAAGTGTCGCAGCTGGCCCGCACCTTCAACAGCCTGCTCGATCGGTTGCAAACCGCGTTTGTAGGCCAGCGCACCTTTGTGCGCGATGCCTCGCACGAGCTGCGCACGCCGCTTACGGTGCTCATCGGCGAGCTGGAGGTAGCCTTGCTGCAACCGCGCAGCGCCGAGGAGTACCAGCAGGTACTGCGCAATACCCTCGATGCCGCCCGCCTGCTGAAAGACCTCACCAATGGCCTGCTGCAAATTGCCCGCGCCTCCGACGACCCCTCGCAGGTGCCGCTGGCCCCGCTGCGCCTCGATGAGTTGCTGCTGCAAGCGCACGAAGAGGTGCAGCGCCGCCACCAAACCTGCCGCATCGATTTGGATTTTCAGCTCCCTGCCGACATCGAGCCCGTGGTGAGCGGCAACGAAGCCTTGCTGCTCTCGGCCGCGCTCAACGTGCTCGAAAACGCTTGCAAGTTTTCGCGCGGTGCCCGGCGGCCGGTGCTGGCTACCCTTGGCGCCAACGCCCGCCATGTGAAGCTGGAAGTGCAGGACTGGGGAGTGGGCATGCACGAGGCCGACCGGCAACAAGTGTTCGTGCCCTTTTTCCGGGCCGATAACGCGCGCGGTGTACCCGGCCACGGCATCGGATTGCCCCTCACGCACCAAATTATGGAGCTGCACGGCGGCAGCATTCAGGTGCATAGCCAATTCGGCCAGGGCACCCGGGTGGTACTGGAGCTGCCTCGGCTCGACACCTAG
- a CDS encoding response regulator transcription factor: MKILLVEDEPKVAAFLQKGLSEQTHSVDIAADGLLGLRQALTTSYDLIILDQLLPGLSGLEVCRQVRAHNTGVPILMLTALGETDDKIRGLDAGADDYLVKPFAFQELLARIRALSRRRQEAPSQPVLRLADLTLDPMSKQVMRAGQPIQLTAREFALLHYLLRNQGRVVSRVDILEHVWETSFDTGSNVIDVYINFLRKKIDKEFSPKLIHTLVGMGYVAKVNEG; the protein is encoded by the coding sequence ATGAAAATTCTGTTGGTTGAAGACGAACCGAAAGTGGCCGCGTTCCTGCAAAAGGGGCTGAGCGAGCAAACCCACTCGGTTGATATTGCCGCCGACGGCCTGCTGGGCTTGCGCCAGGCCCTTACCACGTCCTACGATTTGATCATCCTCGACCAACTGCTGCCCGGCCTGAGCGGGTTGGAGGTGTGCCGGCAAGTGCGCGCCCACAACACGGGGGTGCCCATCTTGATGCTCACGGCCCTAGGCGAAACCGACGACAAAATTCGGGGGCTCGACGCCGGCGCCGACGATTACCTCGTGAAACCCTTTGCCTTTCAGGAGTTGCTGGCCCGCATCCGGGCGTTGTCGCGGCGGCGGCAGGAGGCCCCCAGCCAACCTGTGCTGCGCCTCGCCGACCTCACCCTCGACCCCATGAGCAAGCAGGTAATGCGTGCCGGGCAGCCCATTCAGCTCACGGCCCGCGAGTTTGCGTTGCTGCACTACCTGCTGCGCAACCAGGGGCGGGTGGTGTCGCGCGTCGATATTCTAGAGCACGTGTGGGAAACCAGTTTCGACACCGGCTCCAATGTCATCGACGTGTACATCAACTTCTTGCGCAAAAAAATCGACAAGGAGTTTTCGCCCAAGCTCATTCACACGCTTGTGGGCATGGGCTACGTGGCCAAAGTCAACGAAGGGTAG